One window of Thermocoleostomius sinensis A174 genomic DNA carries:
- a CDS encoding murein hydrolase activator EnvC family protein: MRLTFRKTIGWCGVWFSLLLISFWTTGLAVPSRAAPGYSNSSLVDIYLAEATESIEDLQQQQKTIDQTRSGVQQEQERLQTQEQSAQEQLGGLQTRIQATAAQIAENEQKLEEANGRLKDLQKKLAVAEATYQDKQFSTVARLRYWQRQKGNQGWAVLLQSENLNEFLDRRYQLRLMYQADRKILAELRQDADDLEKQRRGVESQKNQIALITQELQTQKADYQAQAKTQQDLIKRLQADRRALEAAEEQLAKDSENLAALIQQRLAEQARQNKTAPYSTGAMGYPSGGIITSGFGYRVHPVLGYSRFHAGLDFGADYGSPIWAAKGGVVLFAGWYGGYGQAVIVDHGSGITTLYGHASELYVSEGQTVQRGQLIAAIGSTGLSTGPHLHFEVRASGEPIDPLNYL, encoded by the coding sequence TTGCGTTTAACCTTCCGAAAAACGATTGGATGGTGCGGGGTATGGTTCAGCTTGTTGTTAATTAGTTTCTGGACAACCGGATTGGCCGTCCCCAGTCGAGCCGCGCCGGGCTACTCCAATTCGTCTCTAGTAGATATATATCTCGCAGAAGCTACCGAGTCGATCGAAGACTTGCAGCAACAGCAGAAGACGATCGATCAAACGCGATCAGGAGTGCAGCAAGAGCAGGAACGTTTGCAGACTCAAGAGCAATCGGCGCAAGAGCAGCTAGGCGGTTTGCAAACTCGTATTCAGGCGACGGCAGCCCAAATTGCTGAAAACGAGCAGAAGCTTGAAGAGGCGAACGGTCGGCTGAAGGATTTGCAAAAAAAGCTAGCGGTTGCCGAAGCCACTTATCAAGACAAACAGTTCTCAACGGTGGCCCGCTTGCGCTACTGGCAGCGGCAGAAGGGCAATCAGGGATGGGCGGTGTTGTTGCAGAGCGAAAACCTAAATGAATTTCTCGATCGTCGCTATCAGTTGCGCTTAATGTATCAAGCCGATCGCAAAATTCTGGCAGAGTTGCGGCAGGATGCGGACGATCTGGAAAAACAACGGCGCGGTGTGGAATCGCAGAAAAACCAAATCGCCTTGATTACACAAGAACTGCAAACCCAAAAGGCAGACTATCAAGCCCAAGCCAAAACCCAACAGGACTTGATTAAACGCTTGCAAGCCGATCGTCGCGCCCTGGAAGCGGCGGAAGAACAGTTGGCAAAAGATTCTGAAAATCTAGCGGCTCTGATTCAACAACGTTTGGCAGAACAGGCACGACAAAACAAAACCGCTCCCTATAGCACCGGGGCAATGGGGTATCCGTCGGGTGGCATAATTACCAGCGGCTTTGGCTATCGGGTGCATCCGGTATTGGGCTATTCGCGCTTTCATGCTGGCTTGGATTTTGGAGCCGATTATGGTAGCCCGATTTGGGCTGCGAAAGGAGGTGTGGTGCTATTTGCGGGCTGGTATGGCGGCTATGGGCAGGCGGTGATTGTCGATCATGGGAGTGGCATCACCACCCTGTACGGACACGCCAGTGAACTGTACGTCTCGGAAGGACAAACCGTGCAACGAGGACAACTAATTGCGGCGATCGGCTCTACGGGGCTTTCCACAGGACCACATCTGCATTTTGAAGTGCGAGCCAGCGGCGAACCGATCGATCCACTCAATTATCTTTGA
- a CDS encoding sulfiredoxin — translation MRIQEIPIKNIRRPLFRQNDQEKVKALMASIDEIGLQEPIDVLEVDGEYYGFSGCHRYEACSRLGHETILCKVRRAPKAVLKMHLA, via the coding sequence ATGCGAATTCAGGAGATTCCTATTAAAAATATCCGGCGTCCGTTGTTTCGCCAAAACGATCAGGAAAAGGTAAAAGCGCTGATGGCGTCGATCGACGAAATTGGGTTACAAGAACCGATCGATGTACTGGAAGTGGACGGCGAATATTACGGCTTTTCCGGTTGTCACCGCTATGAAGCATGTTCTCGGCTTGGGCACGAAACTATTTTGTGTAAAGTGCGCCGTGCTCCCAAAGCAGTGTTAAAAATGCACCTAGCGTAA
- a CDS encoding two-partner secretion domain-containing protein: protein MGNAGMKWQWLLAGSLLFSGIGLFSGIDMGAAVAQPVPDDTLGEERSRVRELNGTIDLIEGGATRGRNLFHSFQEFNIDAGRGAYFIHQLGIDNIFSRVTGGTRSEINGTLGVRGIEGGAFVNSSVNLFLINPNGILFGPNSSLDVGGSFVATTANGIQFGEQGFFSATNPEVPSLLTVDPSALFFNQLSPPASITNDSIAAAGTRPDGQPALGLRVPDGESLLLVGGDIDMGKGGNLNAYGGHIELGGLAAAGTIALDTTNQAFRLSFPDNVSRSNVLLDNDSRVGVRGLGGGNIVVNADRFSALNGGRLVAGTEGSGDAGDIVVNANQVTLLGVGSSGFQAGLYNIQAGSVDAATPSNAGDVIINTESLEAGSGSIISAFTGGRGNSGDVMIRVREAVSLTGGLIFTGLGTGAIGGEGDVTIEANSISLSNGSQIDASTFGQGNAATITLNARSVSLTGSGAALFSNVVEGATGNGGNIVINAETVSIRDGAQLNVNTSGRGNAGNIRITAQDTVTLDGVSADGRISFAVSRVESTGNGNGGNITIDADSIFLRNGAQLRTDTDGQGAAGTITLNARDTVALSSTTDQTSLIIHGVLPNGVGDGGAVVINANTVLFNDESRIIASTQGTGNAGNVIINAGDRVVFQGEFAGVSTTVSRSGIGNAGDVRINTGTLSLTEGAGIFAGSLGQGNGGNVVITARDSVSLDTSLIGGGPLSTAVGQAGNIIIRTGSFSATNRFGLSVNSSGRGNGGNIEIIARDSVSFSGGGSAQSGISQGGVGNAGDIMIRAGSLSVTSGSQLATASFGQGNAGSIRLRIRDTIRLSGRSGLLTSLGETGIGRGGDITIRTGSLRVLNGATIITSTSGRGAAGNVVINASDRIVLGGRQGTSLSGVYSTVEPTGIGSSGNITVSARSVAATNGAQFLATTFGRGDAGNITINATDSVVFDGRSTRFPNGGFTYSGAFSTVQGNARGNGQDIRINTGTLSVTNGGRVSAATLARGRAGNLILSARNAVIVDGISRDGFSGGLFTSAESNSPIGRGGTIRIHTDRFRVSGGAIVNARTQNRSRGGNIEINANTFEAIGGGQVITTTSQAGQAGAITVNANRVLLSGTDANYRERLREFGEEVVFNQGANSGLFANTRSDSTGDGGRITVNSTNLMLQDGAVVSAQSQGRGMAGNIRLNASERLQLINGDITTTATRSSGGDITVNADTPSGLVILRGDSDITTNSLGNGGNITLRGSGIIAFDDSDILARSQDARGGNITLDAFFSQSGALGSKPPFDGNDRVDVNADGELAAGIITTPDTTAIQNSLTGLPDTAIDTDALVANSCVVRSQAEIGTFIITGPGGLPRRPGNTPPSSYPTAPVRSIPDEPSDRSWQLGDEIIEPQGAYQLEDGRWILSRECSATER, encoded by the coding sequence ATGGGTAACGCAGGAATGAAATGGCAGTGGCTTTTGGCTGGTAGCTTACTGTTCAGTGGAATTGGGCTGTTTAGTGGAATTGACATGGGGGCAGCCGTAGCACAACCAGTTCCAGATGACACGTTGGGTGAGGAACGATCGCGAGTGCGGGAATTGAATGGCACGATCGACTTGATTGAAGGCGGTGCAACACGAGGACGCAATCTCTTCCACAGCTTCCAGGAGTTCAACATTGATGCTGGACGGGGAGCCTATTTCATTCATCAATTGGGTATCGACAATATTTTCTCGCGGGTGACAGGCGGAACGCGATCGGAAATCAACGGGACGTTAGGAGTTCGAGGAATTGAGGGTGGAGCGTTCGTTAACTCTAGTGTCAACTTATTTTTGATTAACCCCAACGGCATTCTGTTTGGCCCAAATTCCAGCCTGGATGTAGGCGGCTCGTTTGTTGCCACGACTGCTAATGGCATTCAGTTTGGCGAACAAGGATTCTTCAGCGCCACCAATCCAGAAGTGCCCTCGTTGCTGACGGTTGATCCGTCTGCCCTATTTTTTAATCAACTTTCGCCACCCGCTAGCATTACGAATGATTCGATTGCTGCTGCCGGAACTCGACCTGATGGACAACCAGCCTTGGGACTGCGCGTTCCCGATGGAGAAAGCCTGCTGTTGGTAGGTGGCGATATTGACATGGGCAAAGGGGGAAACCTAAATGCCTACGGGGGCCACATTGAACTAGGGGGATTGGCGGCAGCCGGAACGATCGCCCTAGATACAACTAATCAGGCGTTTCGCCTCAGCTTTCCTGATAATGTGTCCCGATCGAATGTGCTGCTGGACAATGATTCCCGCGTAGGAGTGCGGGGTCTGGGTGGCGGCAACATTGTCGTCAATGCCGATCGCTTTAGTGCGTTGAATGGCGGTCGCTTGGTGGCAGGAACCGAAGGCAGTGGTGATGCGGGCGATATTGTCGTCAATGCCAATCAGGTAACGCTGTTGGGGGTGGGGTCAAGTGGCTTTCAGGCGGGTTTGTACAATATCCAAGCTGGATCGGTGGATGCGGCGACCCCTAGTAATGCAGGCGATGTCATTATTAATACAGAAAGCTTGGAAGCGGGAAGCGGGTCAATTATTTCTGCCTTCACAGGCGGACGAGGCAATTCGGGTGATGTTATGATCCGGGTCCGAGAGGCGGTCTCGTTGACAGGCGGACTGATTTTCACAGGGCTGGGCACTGGGGCGATCGGCGGCGAAGGAGATGTCACGATTGAGGCTAACTCAATTTCCCTCAGCAACGGTTCGCAAATCGATGCATCTACCTTTGGGCAAGGCAATGCTGCAACTATCACACTTAACGCTCGATCGGTGTCGCTAACAGGCAGCGGCGCTGCCCTCTTCAGCAATGTTGTGGAAGGAGCCACAGGCAATGGCGGCAATATTGTCATCAACGCCGAGACGGTTTCGATTCGCGATGGGGCACAACTCAATGTCAACACGAGTGGGCGTGGCAATGCGGGCAACATTCGTATCACGGCCCAAGATACGGTGACGTTGGATGGCGTCAGTGCCGACGGTCGAATTTCGTTTGCCGTCAGCCGGGTTGAATCCACAGGCAACGGCAATGGCGGCAATATTACGATCGACGCGGATTCCATCTTTCTGCGCAACGGGGCCCAACTGCGAACCGACACTGATGGACAAGGAGCAGCAGGAACCATCACGCTCAATGCCCGCGATACGGTGGCATTAAGCAGCACTACTGATCAAACCAGCCTAATCATCCACGGAGTACTCCCTAATGGTGTGGGCGATGGGGGGGCAGTGGTGATCAATGCCAATACTGTTTTGTTCAACGATGAGAGTCGAATCATTGCTAGTACCCAAGGAACGGGCAATGCAGGTAATGTCATCATCAATGCGGGCGATCGCGTAGTATTTCAGGGAGAATTTGCAGGGGTTTCTACAACCGTGAGTCGGTCCGGGATTGGGAATGCGGGCGATGTCAGGATCAATACTGGAACCCTGAGTTTGACTGAAGGAGCGGGAATTTTTGCGGGTTCTTTAGGGCAAGGAAACGGCGGCAATGTAGTAATTACGGCGCGAGATTCAGTTTCCTTAGACACCAGTCTAATTGGCGGAGGTCCTCTGTCTACAGCCGTGGGGCAAGCTGGAAATATTATCATCCGCACGGGTTCTTTTTCAGCCACCAATCGGTTTGGTTTGAGCGTCAATTCATCGGGACGCGGCAATGGGGGCAATATTGAGATCATAGCCCGTGATTCTGTCTCTTTTTCAGGAGGGGGCAGCGCTCAAAGCGGCATTTCGCAGGGCGGTGTGGGCAATGCAGGCGATATTATGATCCGGGCTGGTTCGTTGTCAGTTACCAGCGGGTCTCAACTAGCAACGGCGTCGTTTGGGCAGGGTAACGCTGGATCAATCCGCCTGCGCATCCGCGATACGATTAGGCTGTCAGGTCGTTCTGGATTGCTCACCTCGTTAGGCGAAACGGGTATTGGTCGAGGCGGGGATATTACCATTCGCACTGGATCGCTGCGGGTGTTGAATGGAGCTACCATCATCACTAGCACCTCTGGGCGGGGGGCTGCCGGTAACGTGGTCATTAATGCTAGCGATCGAATTGTCTTAGGTGGCAGACAGGGAACTTCACTCAGCGGCGTTTACAGCACTGTAGAACCAACGGGGATTGGCAGCAGTGGCAACATTACTGTGTCGGCGCGATCGGTGGCTGCGACCAATGGAGCGCAATTCCTAGCTACCACGTTTGGTCGAGGGGATGCAGGCAATATCACGATTAATGCAACAGATTCGGTCGTATTTGATGGGCGCAGTACTCGCTTTCCCAATGGCGGCTTTACCTACAGTGGCGCGTTTAGTACGGTGCAGGGCAACGCCAGAGGTAATGGGCAGGATATTCGCATCAATACGGGAACGTTGTCTGTGACCAACGGTGGGCGCGTCAGTGCGGCCACGCTAGCACGGGGTCGGGCCGGAAACTTGATCTTGAGTGCGCGGAATGCGGTGATTGTTGATGGCATTAGCAGAGATGGATTCTCTGGTGGATTATTTACGTCTGCTGAAAGTAATAGCCCGATTGGACGGGGCGGCACCATTCGCATCCATACCGATCGCTTTCGTGTCTCGGGTGGGGCCATTGTCAATGCCCGCACGCAGAATCGTTCTCGGGGGGGCAATATTGAGATTAATGCCAATACTTTTGAAGCGATCGGGGGTGGACAGGTAATCACCACAACCAGCCAAGCAGGACAGGCTGGAGCTATTACCGTGAATGCCAATCGGGTGTTGCTGTCGGGTACTGATGCAAACTATCGTGAACGATTACGAGAATTTGGTGAAGAGGTAGTATTTAACCAAGGTGCAAACAGTGGGCTATTTGCTAATACACGATCGGACTCTACAGGTGATGGCGGTAGAATTACCGTCAATAGCACAAATCTAATGCTGCAAGACGGCGCTGTTGTTTCCGCGCAAAGTCAAGGACGGGGAATGGCTGGTAACATTCGCTTGAATGCATCAGAGCGATTACAGTTAATCAATGGTGATATTACAACAACTGCCACTCGATCGTCCGGTGGAGATATCACCGTTAATGCCGATACTCCATCAGGGCTAGTGATTCTGCGTGGCGATAGTGACATTACCACGAATAGTTTGGGAAACGGTGGCAACATTACCCTACGCGGCTCTGGTATCATCGCTTTTGACGATAGTGATATTCTGGCCCGATCGCAAGATGCGCGGGGCGGCAACATCACCCTCGATGCTTTCTTTAGCCAATCTGGTGCGCTTGGCTCTAAACCTCCCTTTGATGGCAACGATCGGGTCGATGTGAATGCGGATGGAGAGTTGGCGGCTGGAATCATCACCACACCTGATACAACTGCGATTCAAAATAGCTTAACTGGCTTACCTGATACCGCGATCGATACTGATGCTTTAGTCGCAAACAGTTGTGTTGTCCGCAGCCAAGCAGAAATTGGTACGTTCATCATCACTGGTCCTGGGGGGTTACCCCGTCGCCCTGGCAATACTCCCCCCTCGTCCTATCCCACTGCCCCTGTTCGATCGATTCCTGACGAACCCAGCGATCGCTCTTGGCAGCTTGGTGATGAGATTATAGAACCGCAAGGAGCTTATCAGCTAGAGGATGGACGCTGGATATTAAGTCGTGAATGTTCAGCGACAGAGAGATGA
- a CDS encoding type II toxin-antitoxin system VapB family antitoxin → MQITLNLDESLLNEAFQLTNLTTQEELIKLALQEFVRSRRKKNLLDLAGQIQFTPDFDHKALRETRHVAD, encoded by the coding sequence ATGCAAATCACTCTCAATCTCGACGAATCCCTTCTCAACGAAGCCTTTCAACTCACCAATCTCACCACTCAAGAAGAACTGATTAAACTCGCTCTGCAAGAATTTGTGCGATCGCGCCGCAAGAAAAACCTTCTCGACCTCGCGGGGCAAATTCAGTTCACTCCAGATTTCGACCATAAAGCTCTGCGCGAAACTCGTCATGTTGCTGATTGA
- a CDS encoding AbfB domain-containing protein yields MIDSFHLDQYNFPNYYLRHQNFRLKLQEGNPPLSGTQDRLFAEDATFFWRPGNSDVAASSFACFNFPNRFIRHREFHLFIEPLGDAVSFQDSTFKIESGFIPPPAPPVVN; encoded by the coding sequence ATGATAGACTCATTTCATTTAGATCAGTATAACTTCCCTAACTATTACTTAAGACATCAAAATTTCCGGCTCAAGTTGCAGGAAGGCAATCCTCCTCTTAGTGGAACACAAGATCGACTATTTGCAGAGGATGCAACTTTCTTTTGGCGACCAGGCAACTCAGATGTTGCCGCATCGTCTTTTGCATGTTTCAACTTTCCCAACCGATTTATACGCCATAGAGAATTTCATCTGTTCATTGAACCGCTGGGCGATGCCGTTTCGTTCCAAGACTCCACATTTAAGATAGAATCAGGTTTCATTCCGCCACCAGCACCGCCGGTAGTGAATTAA
- a CDS encoding AbfB domain-containing protein has translation MATISLRSINFSDRFIRHANFLGELTPIVSELDKNDATFEIVQGLADDRLISFRSV, from the coding sequence ATGGCAACTATTTCTTTACGTTCAATTAATTTTTCTGACCGTTTTATACGTCATGCTAATTTTCTGGGGGAACTCACTCCTATTGTCAGCGAGTTGGATAAGAACGATGCTACGTTTGAGATCGTTCAAGGGTTAGCGGATGATAGACTCATTTCATTTAGATCAGTATAA
- a CDS encoding globin domain-containing protein, with the protein MVSQKTIEIVKATAPILKERGEEITRRMYEIAFTERPDYRRGFENTWMQHFDGGGQAHKLAAAVYAYATHIDRLEKLTATVDHIAHRHVATRILPEQYPLIGEKLLQAMKDVLQDAATDEVIAAWAEAYEALASLFIQKEKAIYQQEDQVLTERLAIANNPG; encoded by the coding sequence ATGGTTAGTCAAAAAACGATCGAAATTGTCAAAGCAACGGCACCGATTTTAAAAGAAAGAGGGGAAGAGATTACGCGGCGAATGTATGAAATTGCCTTTACCGAGCGACCTGACTACAGACGGGGTTTTGAAAATACATGGATGCAGCATTTCGATGGCGGTGGGCAGGCACACAAATTAGCAGCGGCTGTTTATGCCTATGCCACTCACATCGATCGCTTGGAGAAATTAACAGCGACAGTCGATCACATTGCCCATCGTCATGTTGCAACTCGCATTTTGCCAGAGCAGTATCCCCTGATTGGTGAAAAGTTGTTGCAGGCGATGAAGGATGTTTTGCAAGATGCTGCAACCGATGAGGTGATTGCCGCATGGGCTGAAGCGTATGAGGCTTTAGCCAGCTTGTTTATTCAGAAAGAAAAGGCAATCTATCAACAAGAAGATCAAGTCCTGACGGAACGATTGGCAATTGCTAACAATCCTGGTTAG
- a CDS encoding LysE family translocator — protein MLSLSYFKGCAIGLAAAAPIGGISILCIRRTFAEGWWCGVVSGLGVATADGFYSLIAGMGAASIAPFLEQYQNGLRILAGILLCAIACKIALTLPTSQPTSVQGKQLLNRYGSMLALTLADPVPIFLAIVILSGIKSTHHSLHAVILSLGVFSGSVVWWLLLSSTCTLLHIWLKRVRCGTSQPIIHPTVVKWLNRSTGAALFGYGLFVLGG, from the coding sequence ATGCTGAGTCTTAGTTATTTCAAAGGGTGTGCGATCGGCTTAGCAGCAGCGGCTCCAATTGGGGGAATTAGCATTTTGTGCATCCGGCGCACCTTTGCAGAAGGTTGGTGGTGTGGTGTGGTTTCTGGGTTGGGAGTTGCTACAGCAGACGGCTTCTATAGTCTGATTGCAGGGATGGGAGCGGCTTCGATCGCGCCATTTCTAGAGCAGTATCAAAACGGGCTGCGAATTCTGGCAGGCATTTTGCTTTGTGCGATCGCCTGCAAAATTGCCCTAACATTGCCAACATCTCAACCAACCTCAGTTCAGGGTAAGCAATTGCTCAATCGCTACGGTTCAATGTTGGCGTTGACGCTTGCCGATCCTGTTCCTATCTTTTTGGCAATCGTGATTTTATCGGGTATTAAGTCTACTCATCACTCGCTTCACGCTGTGATATTAAGCTTAGGCGTTTTTAGCGGTTCGGTAGTATGGTGGTTGCTGCTCTCTAGCACTTGCACACTATTACACATCTGGCTAAAAAGAGTCCGTTGCGGAACATCTCAACCCATCATTCATCCTACTGTAGTGAAATGGCTCAATCGTAGTACAGGCGCAGCCTTGTTTGGCTATGGCCTATTTGTGTTAGGCGGGTAG
- a CDS encoding AraC family transcriptional regulator encodes MPEQPLVIDCAEWIKLMPSPPVLTSFQSSWNNIQLIHYRQPLACLSEISNSQHLIIIPLKNKAVNYDIVLEGRSQVVSFQEKDYRGGCIAIFPATLPYGFHSHSHYQVMEWMQCYLEPVFLAQIAHESVNPDRVELLPIMKKADPLIHHIGLALKAGLEADRVGSRFYADSMATALSAHLLRHYSTCSHHFQDYEDGLSKQKLRQAIEYIQAHLSEDISLSDIANELGMSQYYFCHLFKRSTGVSPHQYLIHQRVEQAKRLLKQTERTVTAIALDCGFANQSHFAKYFRQYTGMNPNQFRKL; translated from the coding sequence ATGCCAGAACAACCTTTGGTTATTGACTGTGCTGAATGGATAAAGTTGATGCCAAGCCCACCGGTGCTTACCAGTTTTCAATCGAGTTGGAACAACATCCAGCTTATTCATTATCGCCAACCCTTAGCCTGTCTGTCTGAAATATCCAACTCTCAACACCTGATCATAATTCCATTAAAGAATAAGGCAGTTAATTACGACATTGTCCTGGAGGGACGATCTCAAGTAGTTTCGTTTCAAGAAAAAGATTATCGCGGTGGTTGTATTGCGATCTTTCCCGCTACTTTGCCTTATGGATTTCATTCTCATTCTCATTATCAAGTAATGGAATGGATGCAGTGCTATTTAGAGCCTGTATTTCTGGCTCAGATCGCGCATGAATCGGTGAACCCCGATCGTGTCGAATTGTTGCCGATAATGAAAAAAGCTGACCCACTCATTCACCACATTGGTTTAGCACTCAAGGCAGGTTTAGAAGCAGACAGAGTAGGTAGTCGTTTCTATGCTGATTCAATGGCAACGGCGCTATCGGCTCATCTGCTGCGTCACTACTCTACCTGTAGCCATCATTTTCAAGACTATGAAGATGGGTTGTCGAAACAAAAGCTCAGGCAAGCTATTGAGTATATTCAGGCGCATTTAAGTGAAGACATATCTCTAAGTGACATTGCAAATGAACTTGGCATGAGCCAGTACTACTTCTGTCATCTATTTAAGCGATCGACTGGAGTATCACCTCATCAGTATCTCATTCACCAACGAGTAGAACAGGCAAAGCGTTTACTCAAGCAAACAGAGCGAACTGTTACTGCGATCGCCTTGGATTGCGGCTTTGCCAATCAGAGTCATTTTGCCAAGTATTTTCGCCAATACACTGGGATGAACCCGAACCAGTTTCGCAAGTTGTAG
- a CDS encoding IS110 family RNA-guided transposase — protein MNQNVYAAYIGIDWSDRKHDIYLYDCTTGEIEESVIGAQPDAIAAWVKGLRKRYGNALLAVCLEQKRGPLIYALCQYENLVLYPINPRTVSNYRKAFQPSRAKSDPIDARILVELLQKHQDKLPAWQPESAQMRALRQWVESRRMLVGEKVRLSNRRIAALKNYYPQVLDWFEDKDTQVFCAFVERYPTLKDAQAAPPEELTQFFRSHQVIRRSAITRRIAQIAASGISLTEDPGIVEPMQWLVQTLIGQLKPLLLRLTELTLKIDRCFTALPDAGWFAALPGAGEHLAPRLLAAFGEERSRFDSAQQMMCYFGIAPVRESSGKKNWVHWRWSCPIFLRQTFVEWVNQSRHHCAWAQAYYRMQRAKGNSHPAAMRSLAFKWIRILFGCWKNREPYDEAKYVAALQRKGSPIVKLLGAI, from the coding sequence ATGAATCAGAACGTGTACGCTGCCTACATCGGGATTGATTGGTCTGACCGCAAACACGACATTTATCTTTACGATTGCACCACAGGTGAAATAGAAGAGTCTGTCATTGGCGCACAACCGGATGCCATTGCTGCTTGGGTCAAGGGATTACGAAAGCGATACGGCAATGCTTTGTTGGCAGTGTGCTTAGAGCAGAAGCGCGGTCCACTGATTTATGCGCTCTGCCAGTACGAAAACTTGGTGCTTTATCCGATCAACCCACGCACCGTTTCCAACTACCGCAAAGCCTTTCAGCCGTCTCGTGCCAAGTCAGACCCAATTGATGCCCGCATCCTGGTCGAACTGCTGCAAAAGCACCAGGACAAACTTCCAGCCTGGCAGCCGGAAAGTGCTCAGATGCGAGCATTAAGGCAGTGGGTTGAATCCAGACGGATGTTGGTCGGTGAGAAGGTCCGTCTGAGCAATCGCAGGATTGCTGCGCTGAAGAATTACTATCCTCAAGTGTTGGATTGGTTTGAGGACAAGGATACTCAGGTATTTTGCGCTTTTGTTGAACGTTACCCCACGCTCAAGGACGCTCAAGCGGCGCCCCCAGAGGAATTAACTCAGTTTTTCCGCTCTCATCAAGTGATTCGTCGTAGTGCCATCACTCGTCGGATTGCACAAATTGCCGCCTCTGGCATTTCCTTAACCGAAGACCCAGGCATTGTCGAACCGATGCAATGGCTCGTGCAAACCTTGATCGGTCAGTTAAAGCCGTTACTCCTACGCTTAACGGAACTGACGCTCAAGATCGATCGTTGTTTCACGGCACTTCCCGATGCAGGTTGGTTTGCAGCCCTTCCTGGTGCTGGAGAACATCTGGCTCCCCGATTACTTGCAGCCTTTGGGGAAGAGCGATCGCGTTTTGACAGTGCCCAGCAGATGATGTGTTACTTTGGCATTGCCCCTGTTAGAGAGAGTAGTGGCAAGAAGAATTGGGTGCATTGGCGATGGAGTTGTCCGATCTTCTTGCGACAGACGTTTGTAGAGTGGGTCAATCAAAGCCGACATCATTGTGCTTGGGCACAAGCCTATTATCGAATGCAGCGAGCCAAGGGCAATTCTCATCCAGCAGCGATGCGGTCGTTAGCGTTCAAGTGGATACGGATTCTGTTTGGTTGTTGGAAGAATCGAGAGCCATATGATGAGGCGAAGTATGTTGCAGCATTACAGCGTAAGGGTTCGCCAATTGTAAAGTTGCTGGGGGCAATTTGA
- a CDS encoding DUF488 domain-containing protein — MILQQVGGTASSVQMMKWAFLLSCETPSHGGKTFYQFIPYRYGPYSFTLNQETDSLIRNGFLEKGTDNRWKLTPLGKGLDLKLPSDVSKDICQIIATYGKLSGQKLINLVYDKYSWFTINSELSGRRKEQRPVAKKYIYTAGYEGKTVDEFLNLLMESGISRLIDVRYNPISRRYGFHKSTLSRLCSSLNIDYQHFPGLGIPGSERECIGSENQYITLFENYRLNLSSHEKDLANVIGFLQSEPSVLVCMEANPNCCHRNVLAQHLATLIDMPIKHLGYST; from the coding sequence ATGATACTTCAGCAAGTTGGAGGTACAGCCTCTAGCGTGCAAATGATGAAGTGGGCTTTTTTGTTGTCTTGTGAAACTCCATCTCATGGAGGCAAGACATTTTATCAATTTATTCCATATCGATACGGTCCCTACTCTTTTACTCTCAATCAGGAAACTGATTCACTCATTCGCAATGGTTTTTTAGAAAAAGGGACTGACAATCGTTGGAAACTTACCCCTTTAGGAAAAGGTCTCGATTTAAAGTTGCCTAGTGATGTTAGTAAAGATATTTGTCAAATTATTGCAACCTACGGAAAGTTGTCTGGACAGAAGTTAATAAATTTAGTTTATGATAAATACTCTTGGTTCACAATCAATAGTGAACTTTCCGGTAGAAGAAAAGAACAACGTCCAGTCGCAAAGAAATATATTTATACTGCTGGCTATGAAGGGAAAACTGTTGATGAGTTTCTGAATCTCCTTATGGAGTCTGGTATATCTCGGTTAATTGATGTGCGATACAATCCTATCTCGCGTCGGTATGGTTTCCATAAGAGTACTCTATCTCGTTTATGTAGTTCCCTTAATATAGACTATCAACACTTTCCTGGCTTAGGAATACCGGGTTCAGAACGTGAATGCATAGGTTCCGAGAATCAATATATAACGTTGTTTGAGAATTACCGTTTGAACCTTTCTTCCCATGAAAAGGATCTAGCTAATGTAATTGGCTTTTTGCAATCGGAACCCAGCGTCTTAGTTTGTATGGAAGCTAATCCAAATTGCTGTCATCGCAATGTTTTAGCTCAACATTTAGCAACTTTAATTGATATGCCAATTAAACACTTGGGATATTCAACATGA